From Candidatus Saganbacteria bacterium, a single genomic window includes:
- the rplK gene encoding 50S ribosomal protein L11, translated as MAKKILTKIKLQIQAGKANPAPPIGPALGQHGVNIMEFCKAYNASTGDKGDTVIPVEISIFEDRSFSFVLKTPPAAVLIRKAAGVEKGSKEPNKEKVGSITRAQLEEIAKIKLPDLNAMSIEAASKIIAGTARNMGIEVK; from the coding sequence ATGGCAAAAAAAATACTTACAAAGATAAAGCTCCAGATACAGGCGGGAAAAGCCAACCCCGCGCCGCCGATAGGGCCTGCCCTTGGCCAGCACGGTGTCAATATCATGGAGTTCTGCAAGGCATATAACGCTTCTACGGGAGATAAGGGCGATACCGTCATCCCGGTCGAAATATCAATATTTGAAGACAGGTCTTTTTCTTTCGTACTTAAGACCCCTCCCGCGGCGGTTTTGATCAGAAAAGCTGCTGGTGTGGAAAAAGGATCAAAAGAGCCTAATAAGGAAAAAGTCGGGAGCATAACAAGGGCGCAGCTCGAAGAGATCGCCAAAATAAAGCTGCCTGACCTGAACGCGATGTCGATCGAAGCGGCTTCCAAAATTATTGCCGGAACGGCGAGGAATATGGGAATAGAGGTCAAGTAG
- the nusG gene encoding transcription termination/antitermination protein NusG, with product MEKEIISEDREEIKAEPENEVQAVINVEDAKEAVEESKEETKEEIKEEIKTEAADENSGAEPQEKPEQSEAKAEEKEESKEEVIDEIRTEDSPAGETTEPEAKPEPRWYIVQTLTGQEDRVKERIEGSIEELGLKEKIFRVLVPEEETVEIKGNKRIERKRKMYPGYVFIEMALDEDTWYKIRSTAGVARFIGGKIKPQAVTDREMQRVLKQLGIKGKEIKVEFENGEPIRIISGSFRGYTGSVSEVIPAKSKLKAMINIFGRDTSVEVDFDRVEKIV from the coding sequence ATGGAAAAAGAAATAATAAGCGAAGATCGTGAAGAAATAAAAGCGGAACCTGAAAATGAGGTTCAGGCTGTAATAAATGTCGAAGATGCAAAAGAGGCGGTAGAAGAGTCAAAAGAAGAAACGAAAGAAGAGATAAAAGAAGAGATAAAGACAGAAGCGGCGGATGAAAACAGCGGGGCAGAACCTCAGGAAAAGCCTGAACAGTCGGAAGCGAAGGCGGAGGAAAAAGAAGAAAGTAAAGAGGAAGTAATAGATGAGATAAGGACGGAGGATTCGCCGGCCGGGGAAACAACGGAACCGGAAGCGAAGCCTGAACCGAGATGGTATATTGTCCAGACGCTTACGGGGCAGGAGGACAGGGTAAAGGAAAGGATCGAGGGAAGCATCGAAGAGCTCGGGTTAAAAGAAAAGATATTCAGGGTGCTTGTGCCCGAGGAAGAGACTGTAGAGATCAAGGGGAACAAAAGGATCGAAAGAAAAAGAAAGATGTACCCCGGCTATGTGTTCATAGAGATGGCCCTTGACGAGGACACCTGGTACAAAATAAGGAGCACCGCGGGGGTCGCAAGGTTCATAGGAGGAAAGATCAAGCCGCAGGCCGTGACGGACAGGGAGATGCAGAGGGTCCTCAAGCAGCTCGGTATAAAGGGAAAAGAGATAAAGGTCGAGTTTGAGAACGGGGAGCCGATAAGGATAATCAGCGGGTCATTCAGGGGATATACAGGTTCGGTATCGGAAGTGATACCGGCAAAATCAAAGCTGAAGGCGATGATAAACATATTCGGAAGGGACACGTCGGTCGAGGTGGATTTTGACAGGGTAGAAAAGATAGTATAA